The genomic region CTACAATCAATTTCATAAaaaaaccaattaattatgcaattcaattataactttaacagataattaattattattattattataactataacaaACTAAGTAACATACCTCAAGGTACTCCTTGACCTTATCAGCCAAGGGGAAGGAGTAACCAGTCTCAACAGCAATGGCCAAAACATTTTTGTAACCATTGATCAACATGTGAGGAGCAGCAGCAACAGTTGGGTAATGGATGGCCAATGCAAGAGATGTGATCATTGATACACCCAAAGCAAATTTCTCAACCAGGTCATCTTCAGTCAAGTCAAGCACCTCTGGGCTAAAGGTTGACCCGTTGTCATAAACGGTTTCAACCACAAGACCATATGAGAATGGCCTGATACCAAGCTTAGCCAAAAGAGCAGCCTCGGACGAACCAACTTTGTCACCCTTTTTGATAAGCTCCACTGGGGTGATAATTTCAACAGTTCCCTTGTTAATCTTAGTGGGAATGTTAAGGACCTAAAATAATTAACAAAACTCAAagttatattaaacatatataaagatcatAAAAGAGCAAAAAAATAAAATCCTGATTATAATAACCTGGAAGAAAGAAGTCTGGGAAGGATCTAGACCAGTGTTGCCAGGAGGAACAACCACATCAACTGGAGCTACCAAACCGACACGGGCAGGGGCTCCAACCTGATAACAAAGTAAATAAAATTGTCAAATGCCATAGCTAAAACTTAAAAGATACTACAAAATCAAAAATGTAAAGTTAAATCAGTGTTACATAAATACAAAATAcggacaacgacaacaacaacaacaacaacaacaacaacaacaacaacaacaatacccaattccaccaaagtggagtatgggggaggttagatgtagacagtctttcctcaaccctagagtaaaagggaagtcatcCCTCCACCCACGGCTACCTAACGGTCAGCGGGTAaaagaagtcgtccctccctatactAGAGGACAGAGAAGCTGCTTCCTAAAGACCTCCGGCCAGAAAAAACCATGAGTTCcgatttaaaaaataaaataaaataaaaaatacaaaataCGGAGTAATCAGGAAAACATTTGTTTTGAGAAGTCTCTAATTAGATTAATCAATAACACTCAATAAACTCAGTTAACCGACAATCAAATATAAATTAACCGGTCAAGGACAGAATTAAACAATCAAAGATGGGATAAGCGGTCAAAGAACAAATCACTTTGCTTAAAATAAAAGTTTTGAGCCTAATAATGACGCTTTATTTCTACTTCAATTAGAGTTTCAAGTCACTGATGGTCTATATTATGTAATGCAACTGCTTCTTtggaattattattagtaatatcatcattAATTAATATGCCTATGCTATATGTAATGTAACTCCTATTAATCCATAAAGCCCATTTCTTAATCAGACTCCTCAGCTGGCTTTTGAGTTATACAAAATCTACACCAAATTAATCGTTGACTAAAAAGGTAGATACTTTAGGTACAAACAATTAGTGAAGTAACAAATTGGTGAAATAAATTTCACCTTATACAAACACCATTAAAACATACAACATTTTATAGTATGTGACATATTGGTGAATGCAAAAACTAAATCAATACATACACCATTCCCAATACGCAACAATCTAGTAAACTAAATCTTATAGCAACTCCATCAGATCACAGATCACTGGCTAAAAAATGTACTCTTCAGCAAAAAACAAACCATAATTAAGATACTAATATATCACAGTTGTTATAATTAGACAACTAATCTAGATTTTATAAGTCCAAAAAATCAAAAGTAGCTTCCTTTCTACACTAATCTGTGTTAATTATATAGATAAAACATAAATATAATCAAACTACAGTTATAAACTAAAAAGGCTTTACCTTATACTTAGCAACTTCCTCACGAACTTCTTTCAAATCACCCTTGGTAAAGATTAAACCAACATTTCCCTAAATTTCAATACAAAATTAAACACAAAATCAGTCACAAATCATTACTAACAAAAAACATAACAATCTTATAAACACCAAATGAATTACAACAACTTACAACAAGTAGAGGGATAAGGTTGAGGTAAGCCTTGTTGCCAGTCTTCTCAGAGTGCATCCTAATAGACCTTTTCATCATAGTATTCTTTCCCATCAAAATAACCGAATCACCTCTCAAACCCTGACGAATATTCTGGAGCTGATTCGACCCGACATTATCAGCAGCAGCAATCAACACCTGAGTATAATCATCAAGAAGCTGACACAGCTTGGAATCGTAAGCGATCTTCTTATCAGCTTTCGAAACCTTGCCCATTTTTTGTTAGTACAGTATTCAACAACTAAACCCTAGATATGAACGGAAGAGATGGTGGTTTGTTTTACAAAACCGAGGGCCAAGACTGAGCGATTGAAATGCTAAGTCAAGGGGGACAGCGGCGGCGCCGTCACTTTAACCTCTTCTATTCAGATTTTTAAAGCGGTGGGTGTAGAAGATAgagacccaaaaaccctaattttgctaTGTAGATAGTttgatgtattttttttttttagcttttaTAGTGTTATTAGATTAGAAATGGGCTTAGCTACTTGGGCTTGGACTGTTTGTACTCTAAACGTAGCATCATCTTTTGGATATGATTTGGCGTACCGTGAGATGAAGTTAGTAAAATGAAACGTTAAAAGGCATATGTGTTACTTAGAGTACTCCAATCAAGACAGAACTTCTTCTAGGACTAGCTAACCATTCAGCACCACATCATCACTTTCATCTCACTTTCTTCCCAAGACTAAACTCAGGATTAAACAATCCCAACAATGACACTCCTCCTTccatattttattttcttttttaatttttttataataacgGATAATTAAAATTATTCAaataaatcttatatttattaataatattaaaagaattattaattataaaattacatttaactaaaacttaaaaattaatCAAATAAATCAAATAATAGGACACGTACACTAATTTGTGACCACGTTTTCATTTAATAATGGAACTCACACTCATCTTCTTCAACTAACCCAACTTTCAACTTTCATTTTTACAAATCTTCTTCACAAAACCCATCTCATCTTAATTTCATAGCtaaaatataaaatagaaaaagaaaatatTTGGCCAAAATATACCCATTTCATCCGTCCACAGATCTGCTCAAAATGGACGAAAACGAGGACGTGTGAGCTGGGCGGCCCCCTGGGCGGGACCTGGGCGGTTTCAGTGCCATCGGCGCCCAGCCTGGGCGGAGCTAGGCGGCTCGCCTGGACGCACCGTTGGGACCTCCCTTAGACCATTTCCTATGGAGAGATTGGCCAATATGCCAATAATATGCTCCTACAATTTGAAATTTGTAAAATATGTCCTTTGCCTACGTCTCAGGCTTCATGCATGATATGTATAAGTTAGTGTGTAGCGAACATAATGATTTTAATGCTATTATATTAACCAACACACACCACACATGGTGCAACATGCACAGTTCGTTTTGCTTTGTGTGTAGTGCGTATTTATAAAGATAATATAAGGATATTTAGGATAAAATTTCCTGACTTTTTTCGAGTATCAAGATCTTGAAAAGTAAAATTGGGGTCCCGAACTTACTATTttctgatatattttttttttttggtcaagTATCAACATGTTAAAAGCAAAACTCGGGGTATTAAACGTATCATCATCCAACTTACTTTTGCATAACAAACCTCCATgaataccaccaccaacaacaacatcaccaCCACCAGTTTAATGCCCAGTTCAGGTAACCGCCATTTCTCAACTTGTCGATCATATTTGTCCTCGATGGTGGTTCCAATTTTATTGAATTGTAAGTTTTGACTGCATAGAGTCTATTTATTGCATATTTGAAGTCAGAGATATGTAACTATAGTACATTGTTTGTGGGTATGATGGTAATAAGATTTGTTAATGGTGGAATGTTTTGAATAACCGAATAGATGATTATGCATGTCTTCTTTTTTCATACAACAACATCCATCAGGTACATCATATGACTCTTATAACCAAGTGAAAGAGAGGTGACACGTAAGTAAGTCCAAGTTTAAGAAATTTTTCTTCAACTCCTTTGATACGCATGGCATGTTTGATCGTTTGTGACTTCAAATAAGCTTTTGCAATCTGGTGTTCATTACATATCTTATTGAAGTCATAAGCGATCAAGCGGACATTGCGTATTAATGCAGTTGGAGAAGAATTTTATAAACATGGAC from Rutidosis leptorrhynchoides isolate AG116_Rl617_1_P2 chromosome 9, CSIRO_AGI_Rlap_v1, whole genome shotgun sequence harbors:
- the LOC139865740 gene encoding large ribosomal subunit protein uL10-like, with the protein product MGKVSKADKKIAYDSKLCQLLDDYTQVLIAAADNVGSNQLQNIRQGLRGDSVILMGKNTMMKRSIRMHSEKTGNKAYLNLIPLLVGNVGLIFTKGDLKEVREEVAKYKVGAPARVGLVAPVDVVVPPGNTGLDPSQTSFFQVLNIPTKINKGTVEIITPVELIKKGDKVGSSEAALLAKLGIRPFSYGLVVETVYDNGSTFSPEVLDLTEDDLVEKFALGVSMITSLALAIHYPTVAAAPHMLINGYKNVLAIAVETGYSFPLADKVKEYLEDPSKFAVAAPVVAASGGGAAAASAPVEEKKEEPAEESDEEMGFSLFDD